A single genomic interval of Zingiber officinale cultivar Zhangliang chromosome 4A, Zo_v1.1, whole genome shotgun sequence harbors:
- the LOC121972561 gene encoding lysine-rich arabinogalactan protein 19-like, giving the protein MSARLPLQIPDPVFLAEPHLLSDLPPLLVPFVPRLHVHPGLPPLFVPGPRLQPGHSPRCLFNLLILPDQPLARVVATVEDQPTFLTPALPSEKLLRRLVGHILAPDRIPDLGPSTVPPPPAATTTSPLPPIATTSPIPSQADAPPAPPEAPTEPLLAQPSTS; this is encoded by the exons ATGTCAGCGCGGCTTCCCCTGCAAATCCCTGACCCCGTCTTCCTCGCCGAGCCTCATCTACTGTCCGACCTGCCTCCTTTGCTTGTCCCGTTCGTCCCAAGACTGCACGTCCATCCCGGCCTGCCGCCCCTGTTCGTCCCCGGGCCCCGCCTACAGCCCGGCCATTCACCTCGATGCCTCTTCAATCTATTAATCCTCCCCGACCAACCTCTAGCCCGGGTCGTGGCCACGGTCGAAGATCAGCCAACGTTCCTTACGCCAGCCCTGCCTTCAGAGAAGCTTCTCAGGCGGCTCGTCGGGCACATTCT GGCCCCCGATCGTATACCAGACTTGGGCCCTTCCACTGTTCCTCCGCCTCCTGCTGCAACCACCACCTCTCCTTTGCCTCCTATTGCAACCACTTCTCCCATCCCGAGCCAGGCCGATGCTCCTCCTGCTCCACCCGAGGCTCCGACCGAGCCTCTACTAGCTCAACCTTCCACCTCATAA
- the LOC121973504 gene encoding ent-kaur-16-ene synthase, chloroplastic-like isoform X2, with protein sequence MVPSPTSPNHPCFPQCLDWIIKHQHSDGSWGLDHFQPFLVKDYLSSTLACVIALERWKVGQEQVRRGLNFIGSNYSSILDEHLQSPIGFDIVFPGMIEYAINIGLDVPIEHHEIGNMLGRRNAELLR encoded by the exons ATGGTCCCTTCTCCAACTTCTCCTAACCATCCATGCTTTCCACAATGCCTTGATTGGATAATAAAGCATCAACATTCTGATGGATCATGGGGACTCGATCACTTCCAACCCTTTCTCGTTAAAGACTACCTGTCTTCGACATTAGCTTGTGTAATCGCGCTCGAACGCTGGAAAGTTGGTCAGGAACAAGTCAGGAGGG GTCTGAATTTTATTGGGAGTAATTATTCATCCATTTTGGATGAGCACTTGCAGTCACCTATTGGCTTCGATATTGTATTTCCAGGCATGATTGAATATGCCATCAACATTGGTTTAGATGTTCCTATAGAACATCATGAGATAGGGAACATGCTCGGCCGACGAAATGCAGAACTACTCAG ataa
- the LOC121973504 gene encoding ent-kaur-16-ene synthase, chloroplastic-like isoform X1: MVPSPTSPNHPCFPQCLDWIIKHQHSDGSWGLDHFQPFLVKDYLSSTLACVIALERWKVGQEQVRRGLNFIGSNYSSILDEHLQSPIGFDIVFPGMIEYAINIGLDVPIEHHEIGNMLGRRNAELLRLEMF; this comes from the exons ATGGTCCCTTCTCCAACTTCTCCTAACCATCCATGCTTTCCACAATGCCTTGATTGGATAATAAAGCATCAACATTCTGATGGATCATGGGGACTCGATCACTTCCAACCCTTTCTCGTTAAAGACTACCTGTCTTCGACATTAGCTTGTGTAATCGCGCTCGAACGCTGGAAAGTTGGTCAGGAACAAGTCAGGAGGG GTCTGAATTTTATTGGGAGTAATTATTCATCCATTTTGGATGAGCACTTGCAGTCACCTATTGGCTTCGATATTGTATTTCCAGGCATGATTGAATATGCCATCAACATTGGTTTAGATGTTCCTATAGAACATCATGAGATAGGGAACATGCTCGGCCGACGAAATGCAGAACTACTCAGGTTGGAAATGTTTTGA